One Panulirus ornatus isolate Po-2019 chromosome 62, ASM3632096v1, whole genome shotgun sequence DNA window includes the following coding sequences:
- the LOC139745804 gene encoding soma ferritin-like isoform X4, with translation MGTSLLHFALLMGLLVVLPCSASSRKEFRNDMPSNPDDEGETHHHDFGGILPVSRCRHNYNERTEAGINRQINLMMYVGYVYHSMAQHFGRCDVALPGFQKFFRQMAQDQREKAETLMNYQNLRGGLVRLQQVTAPSTAEWGSGIEAMEHALELEKTINEVEKIFTISQYITNLERVGPGLGEYMFDKLPQN, from the exons ATGGGGACATCACTCCTGCACTTCGCCCTCCTCATGGGCCTCCTCGTCGTCCTTCCCTGCAGCGCCTCCTCCAGAAAGGA GTTCCGGAACGACATGCCGTCCAACCCTGACGACGAGGGCGAAACCCACCACCACGACTTCGGCGGCATACTGCCCGTCTCCCGTTGTCGCCACAATTATAACGAGAGAACGGAAGCCGGCATCAACAGACAGATAAACCTCATGATGTATGTTGGCTACGTCTACCATAGCATG GCTCAGCACTTCGGCCGATGTGACGTGGCTCTTCCAGGCTTCCAGAAGTTCTTCCGGCAGATGGCGCAAGACCAGCGCGAAAAGGCGGAGACACTCATGAATTACCAGAACTTGAGGGGCGGGTTGGTTCGCCTCCAGCAGGTGACAGCGCCCTCCACGGCAGAGTGGGGCTCGGGCATCGAGGCGATGGAGCACGCCCTGGAATTGGAGAAAACCATcaatgag GTGGAGAAGATCTTCACCATTAGCCAGTACATCACCAACTTGGAGAGGGTTGGCCCTGGCCTCGGCGAATATATGTTCGACAAGCTTCCCCAGAACTGA
- the LOC139745804 gene encoding soma ferritin-like isoform X2, whose translation MGTSLLHFALLMGLLVVLPCSASSRKEFRNDMPSNPDDEGETHHHDFGGILPVSRCRHNYNERTEAGINRQINLMMYVGYVYHSMAQHFGRCDVALPGFQKFFRQMAQDQREKAETLMNYQNLRGGLVRLQQVTAPSTAEWGSGIEAMEHALELEKTINEAMLELNMVALQHEDVHAATYLQTIFLNPQVEKIFTISQYITNLERVGPGLGEYMFDKLPQN comes from the exons ATGGGGACATCACTCCTGCACTTCGCCCTCCTCATGGGCCTCCTCGTCGTCCTTCCCTGCAGCGCCTCCTCCAGAAAGGA GTTCCGGAACGACATGCCGTCCAACCCTGACGACGAGGGCGAAACCCACCACCACGACTTCGGCGGCATACTGCCCGTCTCCCGTTGTCGCCACAATTATAACGAGAGAACGGAAGCCGGCATCAACAGACAGATAAACCTCATGATGTATGTTGGCTACGTCTACCATAGCATG GCTCAGCACTTCGGCCGATGTGACGTGGCTCTTCCAGGCTTCCAGAAGTTCTTCCGGCAGATGGCGCAAGACCAGCGCGAAAAGGCGGAGACACTCATGAATTACCAGAACTTGAGGGGCGGGTTGGTTCGCCTCCAGCAGGTGACAGCGCCCTCCACGGCAGAGTGGGGCTCGGGCATCGAGGCGATGGAGCACGCCCTGGAATTGGAGAAAACCATcaatgag GCCATGCTGGAGTTAAACATGGTGGCTCTACAACACGAAGACGTTCACGCCGCCACCTACCTCCAGACAATCTTCCTCAACCCCCAG GTGGAGAAGATCTTCACCATTAGCCAGTACATCACCAACTTGGAGAGGGTTGGCCCTGGCCTCGGCGAATATATGTTCGACAAGCTTCCCCAGAACTGA
- the LOC139745804 gene encoding soma ferritin-like isoform X3 — MGTSLLHFALLMGLLVVLPCSASSRKDHYRFRNDMPSNPDDEGETHHHDFGGILPVSRCRHNYNERTEAGINRQINLMMYVGYVYHSMAQHFGRCDVALPGFQKFFRQMAQDQREKAETLMNYQNLRGGLVRLQQVTAPSTAEWGSGIEAMEHALELEKTINEVEKIFTISQYITNLERVGPGLGEYMFDKLPQN, encoded by the exons ATGGGGACATCACTCCTGCACTTCGCCCTCCTCATGGGCCTCCTCGTCGTCCTTCCCTGCAGCGCCTCCTCCAGAAAGGA CCACTACAGGTTCCGGAACGACATGCCGTCCAACCCTGACGACGAGGGCGAAACCCACCACCACGACTTCGGCGGCATACTGCCCGTCTCCCGTTGTCGCCACAATTATAACGAGAGAACGGAAGCCGGCATCAACAGACAGATAAACCTCATGATGTATGTTGGCTACGTCTACCATAGCATG GCTCAGCACTTCGGCCGATGTGACGTGGCTCTTCCAGGCTTCCAGAAGTTCTTCCGGCAGATGGCGCAAGACCAGCGCGAAAAGGCGGAGACACTCATGAATTACCAGAACTTGAGGGGCGGGTTGGTTCGCCTCCAGCAGGTGACAGCGCCCTCCACGGCAGAGTGGGGCTCGGGCATCGAGGCGATGGAGCACGCCCTGGAATTGGAGAAAACCATcaatgag GTGGAGAAGATCTTCACCATTAGCCAGTACATCACCAACTTGGAGAGGGTTGGCCCTGGCCTCGGCGAATATATGTTCGACAAGCTTCCCCAGAACTGA
- the LOC139745804 gene encoding soma ferritin-like isoform X1: protein MGTSLLHFALLMGLLVVLPCSASSRKDHYRFRNDMPSNPDDEGETHHHDFGGILPVSRCRHNYNERTEAGINRQINLMMYVGYVYHSMAQHFGRCDVALPGFQKFFRQMAQDQREKAETLMNYQNLRGGLVRLQQVTAPSTAEWGSGIEAMEHALELEKTINEAMLELNMVALQHEDVHAATYLQTIFLNPQVEKIFTISQYITNLERVGPGLGEYMFDKLPQN from the exons ATGGGGACATCACTCCTGCACTTCGCCCTCCTCATGGGCCTCCTCGTCGTCCTTCCCTGCAGCGCCTCCTCCAGAAAGGA CCACTACAGGTTCCGGAACGACATGCCGTCCAACCCTGACGACGAGGGCGAAACCCACCACCACGACTTCGGCGGCATACTGCCCGTCTCCCGTTGTCGCCACAATTATAACGAGAGAACGGAAGCCGGCATCAACAGACAGATAAACCTCATGATGTATGTTGGCTACGTCTACCATAGCATG GCTCAGCACTTCGGCCGATGTGACGTGGCTCTTCCAGGCTTCCAGAAGTTCTTCCGGCAGATGGCGCAAGACCAGCGCGAAAAGGCGGAGACACTCATGAATTACCAGAACTTGAGGGGCGGGTTGGTTCGCCTCCAGCAGGTGACAGCGCCCTCCACGGCAGAGTGGGGCTCGGGCATCGAGGCGATGGAGCACGCCCTGGAATTGGAGAAAACCATcaatgag GCCATGCTGGAGTTAAACATGGTGGCTCTACAACACGAAGACGTTCACGCCGCCACCTACCTCCAGACAATCTTCCTCAACCCCCAG GTGGAGAAGATCTTCACCATTAGCCAGTACATCACCAACTTGGAGAGGGTTGGCCCTGGCCTCGGCGAATATATGTTCGACAAGCTTCCCCAGAACTGA